The Haliaeetus albicilla chromosome 4, bHalAlb1.1, whole genome shotgun sequence genomic sequence GCCCAGGGTAGTGCCTGGCTCCGTGCCCTACGGTGTGCTGGGCCGTGCACAAGCCGTGCCCAGGGTAGTGCCCTGCTCCGTGCCCTGCTGTGCCCTGGCTGCATGCAAGCCGTGCCCAGGGTAGTGCCCTGCTCCGTGCCCTGCTGTGCACTGGGCTGTGCAAAAGCCATGCCCAGGGTAGTgccctgctctgtgccctgCTGTGCCCTGGCTGCATGCAAGCCATGCCCAAGGTAGTGCCCTGCTCCATGCCGGGCTGTGCCCTGGGCCGTGCACAAGCCATGCCCAGGGTAGTGCCTGGCTCCGTGCCCTACGGTGTGCTGGGCCGTGCACAAGCCGTGCCCAGGGTAGTGCCCTGCTCCGTGCCCTGCTGTGCACTGGGCTGTGCACAAGCTGTGCCCAGGGCAGGGCTCTGCTCCATGCCGGGCTGTGCCCTGGCCGTGCCCAGGGTAGTGCCCCGCTCCGTGCCCTGCGGTGCGCTGGCTATGCCCCCCCGCGCACCCGTCCGTGCCCTGCCGCGCCCCGCCTTGCACCGGGccctcctttttcctccccgcccgccgcgcgCCCCCGGCAGGGACGgagccggggcggcggggagggtgGGCGGGGAGAGAGAGGGGGCGTGGCGTCCCGCCGCGCGCCGGTGACGCCacgcggcgcggccccgcccccggcgcCCGTCGCTCTGAGGAGAAAGGCGGCCGCCATGGCGGTGCGGTTGCTGCTGGCCCGGGCCCTGCGCCTGCTGCCGCGTTGCCGCCTGCCCCGCGCCCCCCGGCCCGAGCCCCGGCCCGAGCCTCCGCCCTCGCCACGGCGGCCCTGGCTCTCCTGGCtgccggccgcccgccgcctcctctGGCGCGGGCCGGCCGGCGGGCTGGCGACCGtggcgcggcggggccgcggcggggtCTGCCTGGCGCTGGCCGTGGCGCTGGGGCTGGTGGAGCCGCGCCTGGAGGAGCAGCGACGGGCCGAGGCGGCGTGCCGCCACATCCAGGtgcggcgtcccctcggggcCGGGAGGCTGCTGCGGGACCCCCAGGCCCGGGCCTCCCTCTGGGGAGCCCCTCGGGCGCCCTCCgtgaaggggagggggggggtccttGCTGTGGGGGGGGCCCATCAAGACACCCTCCgtgaaggggaaagggggggcccttgctgtggggagcccctCAGACAGCCCCCAGAATGGCACAGGGGATtcttgctgtggggagcccctCAGGTACGCCTCCCCATCTGCCCCCAAGGAAGGCTGAGCAGCCCTGCTAGGAGCAGCCCCACAGACACCTCTTCCTCCCCAAAAATAGGTACTGGGGAAGCCTCTCGGTCGGCAGCCCCTCACCACCTTAAAGCAGGTACTGGGGGGTGTCCTCACTGTGGGGAGGCCCCCGCTCCCTGTCCCCACAAAAAGGGAGGGGTCTTGGCCCTGGTGATGGGGATCTTGTGTCCCAGGAGGCTGGCGTTGAGCCCCTGGGTCCATCCCCTCTCCCCAAGGCAGACGGAGGCCCGTGAGGCTGGGCCAGGCCACGCTGGCAGGGCACCGGGGACGGACGGTGCTGAACATATCTTGTGGGTAAAAATAGACCTTTGGTGTTCAGAGCCAGCTGTCACCTGTCCCACTAACTGGCAGACAAACATGTTCCCACGGAGGTTCTGCCTTTCCCTGAAGTTTCTCATGATGCTTTCtgtcccctgccctggctgggtAGTTAAATTTGCTGTCTTCCCCCTTCCACCATCCCTGAATCTGTGTCCCTTTGCCACGGGGCACATCCCTTGGGCAGCCACTGGCACGTTGTTGTAGCTCATGGAGAAGTGCACTTGGTTGTATCAGTCCAGGTGACAGCTGTGGCACCACCAGACCTGCAGGATCGTGAGCGCTGTGGTTAAACTCCAGAACAATTCTCCTGTGTGTTGGTTTCTCTTGTCTCTTTTGACTTCCTCCCCCAGATTTCTTCCATCACCTATTCACTCCTCGAACTAACCAACCCTCGTACTCGGCTGCCACAAAAGCTCAGGGCATTGTTTTTCCATCTCTTGTTGCTCTTaattggattttcttttaaatgctatttGCCTGATTTATTTGTGGACGGGGAGAAAAGTGTAATAGTGCATCTCTTTCTAGAAGTATTTAGTTAGACTTGTCTTTACAAAACGTATTTATGTTCTAGATTAGCGAAtgactcccccctccccattcctCTTCTTCCTGTGCATCTACAGTGCCCTCAGAAAGGACACCTTTAGTAAAGACTGTTTTAGGGGCAATTTGTTTCAGACAAAAAGATATGGtctgcaaattattttccctaTGGTTACAGTGATTTGAGCCTAATGGTTAGAGCCCAATTGTGGCTTTCAGGTTGGACCAACCCAATGGGATGCGTAATACCACTTAAACAGTAAGGGAGTTCTCCATTGGGAAGTCTTGAATAACTGAGTGGTTTTTTATCTTTGTCTTTTCTTACTCCTTTCAGACAGTGTTTGCTGGAAAGAACAAGCCGCAGAAAGATCCCCTGAGTTCCTTCCGCTGGCAGGGCTTCAAGCTGGAAGAATATCTCATTGGCCAACCCATCGGGAAGGGCTGCAGCGCTGCTGTGTACGAAGCAGCTATTCCTTTCTCTCGCGATCGTCAGGGTCATGTGGAGAGCAGCCGTTTTGCAGGGCAGGGGCCAGCCGTGCAGCGGGATTGTGGCTTGCCTTCACAGGTGGCTGAAGAGGAGCCTGTAGAGAAACACCAACCGAAAGAGGCTTTTCCGTTAGCTATCAAAATGATGTGGAACATTTCGGTAAGGAGTCGGCTCTTGATCTCCTTGTCTGTCACTGGGAAAGTCCGTCTGAAATGTTTAACGCTTAAGTGTTGAAAGTGCTAATTATGTAGCACACGATGAGTGTGTCAAAACAAAGCTGTTGATATGTGACATTGGAGATGTTGATTGTTAGCGAACAGTCCCAGAGCAAGGTAATTAGCATTCATCATTCTTCCAGAATCAGCATTGagagctgctggtggtggtggagtTGTTGGTTTTGGAGGTGATGCTTTTGGAAGACAAGCTTTTCTGAAGCTGGCTGTAATGCTAAGGTATAAGAATGGGAAAGCCACTGCTGCCTGTGCTTTAGGAATGGGTGTCCTTGTCCATGTCAGGACAGAGAtagattttcttctgcaaagtgCGGCCGAGGTGCAAGTCAGTGGTCATAGGGGGTGGGGCAGTAACCTGCGTGCTGGGTCCCCTTGCCGTGAAGTGAACGGGTGGGATCTGTGGTAGTGTTTCCCAGCCCAGGTGACTCTCTGATGATCCAAGCCCTCAATGTGGCTATTCCACACTTAAAAATATCCACGTGGCTTTTCACATTGAAGAGGTTTTGTGGCACTTGATGCAACAAGTGGGTGTTCTAAGAGAGTCTTCCAAAACACTAACATCTGAAATCCCTTGGGCTCCCGAAACACTCTGGTGTTCAGCTGTGGGCTTTGCCAGTCCAGGTTTTAAGGTTGAAAATGAGTGTTAACATACAGCTCAGTGTGCTAGCAGTCGAGGGTGCATTTGAAGAGACAAATGGATTTCTTTCTGCAAGCAAAGGCCTTGCCACGTCCCTTGGTAAATTCTTTAAGTAGTTAATTGCCTTCCCCAATTTtgaaaggagagaagggagtCCCTTCAATCTGGTCTCAGTTGATCTAACTCCAGATACAGTGCCAGCGTCAGGATTATCTGCTTTCGGTTTGTATTGAGGCTGGATGATCTTAAAACAACGTGGTTTGTAATTGCTGTTGCAGGCTGGTTCATCAAGTGAAGCCATCCTCGATGCTATGGGCCGAGAGCTTGTTCCAGCCACGGGGCTTGCCTTAGCCGGAGAATATGGAGCTGTCTCTGGCCGCAGGTACGGTCGCTATGGAAATGGCGTCAGTTTTCAAATGGTGACGCGCTAATTTTATCCATCAATTAATTTTGCAGCAGATCCGTACTGTTAAGAAGATGGCCAGAGGTTTCTATAATAGATCCTGAAAGCAGATAAAAACAAAGCCTTGGGATTATTAATGGCTCAGGAAGCGTGTGCGTATGTTTTGTCTAAATGACGGTGCCTTCGGAAGTGCTGCATGCCTTGAATGTCACGCAGGGATGGGCTGCTGGCTGCCTTGGGGATTTTTCTCCAGCATGCTTTTCTCCGGCACAGTTAGGAAATCGCATAGCGATACCGCTGTTCAAATAGCGATTTAACACAGTCTTGTTTACTCTGAGGAGCAGATTGTGGCGTGGCTTTTTGGCGTGCAGGGAATACCTACAGCTAAACCATAGTGGTTTGGATGGCGTAGTCCAGAAGGGTGTCGGAAGGGTACGCCAATAACTGGGGACCAGTTGGGGTCCTGCCAGTGGTCTGATGGGTGACTGTGGCCAGGCACTTCTGTGCCCCATGCCTTAGCTTCCCCATGTGTAAAATGTGTTGATATCTGCAGAGTTGAAGGCTGGGAGGAGCTACTTCTGATTAAACATAATTTATGCATCATGGTGCTTTTTAATTACAGGAATACACGCCTACAATCGGTAACAATTTGACCATATTAAACATCaaacaatttgactgtaatacAGTTTGACTGTACTATTTTAGAACTGGTTTGGTTGTAAAATGGGTGCGGGGCAGGGAGGTGGAAAGTGTTCTTTCTGGTGCAGGGAAActggcaagaaagaaaaaggaggagggtTCGGTTCCCACTCTTCCACCCGAGTGAGAAGTGAGCAAACAGCATGAAGGTGGAAAATTGCACGGAAACTTTTAAATGATCTTGAGTTAGCTATCTTTTTGTTcaaaaatgcctcttttttttcGATTTGAAACAATGGAGTCTGGAGTCCAGATTGTCTGatttaaatttcaaatacaTCTCAGCTGCAATACAAATGAATAATGAATGCTGTGTGGTACTTCTAGCTGAGAACGCAACAGAGCAGCCAAAGGGGTATTTGACATTCAGGGCATGAGAGGGGAGAGAGATCTGTTTTGCAGATAGAGATTGGTAATGTGCCTTTCATTGTAGTGAGTGCTTCCTCCCTGTGCCATAAAAGAGAGGGTCTAAACTGATATGCCTAGTGTGAAGTTGACCTTTATTTTGTGTCTAACAAAGTAGCTGTgcgtgttttttttttttctctaaagctGTTGTTGCAGTCCTTTGCGAACCAAGAAGCAGCCTGTGACTAGTTCTGCCTTTGTTAGCAGCATGGAAGGGCTAGTAGGGTTTGAATAAACTGAAAGGCTGCATGTTACATGTGAGGATTTGCAGCAAAGCTTCGTTTGCAGCGCAGGTCAAGTGCCTGTATTTTGTGTTTGGCCATTGTGTGTAGGGAAATCCAGTTACGACAGAGTCCTGACAGCCACAGATGAAGTCTTGGTCTGTGTATCCTCCGCTGGTGTGTCAGCAGCCGGCACTGCCTTGATGACGGTTCACTTTGCTGCGGGAAGCCCCAGAGTAGATTCTGAACTCTGGAGAAAGTGCTGGGACCTGCCCGCTGCTGCGGTGGACCCGCTCAGGCTGTGGGTGTTCTGCATCAATGTGGGAAACGCTGGGCTGAGGCGTGGGTTCGGAAGTCGGCCGTGAGGGCGGGGAGGTTGCTGTCGGTGTTCTTTCTAAccaaatggtttccaggatgtGAACGTTTGAATATTTGCTTGATGTGGAGTCCTGTAATCTGTACTGGGTGGCCTTAATGCTGTCTCGAATAAGGTTTTCACTGCAGAATAAACATGTTTGCACACTGCTTTGGAACCCTTTGGTGGGGAGGACGGGCCATATTAATGAGAAGTAAGTCCAGAAATGAGAGAGATGTGTCTGTGATGAATCAGACCTGACTAGGAGACCGCTGTAATCTGTGTTGCCTATACTTTTGCACAGAAAACCTGTCCTTGGGAGGAAGAAGTTGCAGCCTCATCCGAATATAATCCAGGTGATCCGAGCGTTCACGTCCTCTGTCCCTTTGCTGCCTGGAGCCTTCACAGACTATCCTGATGTTCTTCCGTTAAGCCTGAATCCCAGAGGGATCGGTCACAGCCGCACACTCTTCTTGGTGATGAAGAAGTAGGTAGAGAGAAGCTTGTTATGTGACTCGGGCTTTTTGTGACACTGCCTGGCGGGGCTGCGTATTCTGCTGCTACGCAGGTCCTTTCAAGGATTTGGCCTCGGCTGCTGCCAAAAAGCAGAGTATGCTCTTGGAAACGCCTCCCAAGACCCATTCCAAGTCCTTGAGATTTTACCTCTCGTTTGACAATGAAGACAAGCTGTTCTTTTTAGTAATTACCCCAAATTAAAGTAAGAAATGTGGGGCTTGTCCCCATTTGTCTGCCCTTCTAAGGCTGAACTTCAACCCTAGTCTGAACGCACTGCTACAGACAGAGTAGAATCGGTAACAAGATTTATTAGTTCTCAGCATCTCTGGCTTTCTcagttgggttttggttttgattggGTATTGCTGTGGCACTGACATAAAAGCACCTTCTGTTTCCCAACCTTTTGTTCTGCCCGCATCTGGAGAAGTGCTCTGTCCTCTCTGTATTTCAAGAATATGTTCTTTCTCCTGATGAGCACATCTCCTCATTTTGCTCATACAATCTGCATTATTAATCTGCCTCCTCTTTCATGCAAAATACAACACTGGTACctaaaaacacagaagaacaaCTGCTGTATAGCTGGAGCCCCTTGCCGTGATGTTTAAGAGgcttattttatttgcagttgTTGAACTCAGGCGAGGGCACCAAAAATTCAGTGGTGGGTGTTGTTGCAAAACAGAGGATTTGAGAACAGCAGACAGGGGAGCGGTGTCAGGTTGAGGTTTGGAGGTGGGAAGGCATTGCGGAGGTCAGGAAGAATTTGGTACATACAAGTGTGCCAAACATCCCCAGCAAGCCAGTGCTGAGGTTGAACAGCGAGCGCTAAGCTTCCAGGATGCTAATTCAGAGGTTTTCCTTGTTATGGCTAGTTATCCGTGCACGCTGCGCCAGTATCTGAGGGAGAGCAGTCCGGATGTTTGTCTCTCCACGATGATGATTTTACAGCTCTTGGAAGGCGTGGACCATCTTGTTCGACATGGAATAGCGCACAGAGACCTGAAGTCTGACAACATACTGGTTGAATTTGATTCTGGTATGTAGATTGCTGAGTATAAATGCCAATTAAGTGACACACAGAAGTGTGGGGAAGTTCTGCCCAGGCGTGCATTTAGGGGAGAAATGAGCATTGAACCCTTTGAAGAATCTCGGGTTTAGTTTTCAGGTTATCGCTTGCTGTCACTGCAGCACCGGGGAAGTCATTTATCCTGTCTGTGCCTCAGGTTGTGGATCATTAAAACGGACTTGAAAGGAGCATTGTGCTGTAATCAGATGGAGAGGCGCAGCATATTGCTAACGTGATGCATTGCACAAGCACAGCAAACGTTGGCTGGAGCAGATGGGTGTAGATTAACACCACATTTGTGATGCTGGAGGTGCCTTTGCTTTAGGCTCTTGGGTCTTGTTGTCTCGCAGTAGCCAAATAGCATGGGGCGGTTCTTAAAATCCCACCTCTTGGTCAGGTTAATAGTGCTGCACCCTGGGATGATGAAACATTGGCTGGAAGGCAAGGGAACCAACAGTGTTAAAGCCAAAAGCAGCGTTTTCGTTGGCTTGTTCTCCTGTCAGCCTCTCTAACTGAGATTTTAATTACCTGGGTTCTTTTTCGGCGTGATTGCGATTCAAATGGGCAGGAAACAATAGCAGGCAGCCAGATCTGTGTAATTAAAGGTCTTGGTACAGCAGCCGTGGAAGGTTTTCAGCAATACTAATGCCATCCTTTTTTTCTCGAAGGAAAAGCTTCTCTGGAGTTATCCTGAATGCGGTTAGGAATGATCTTAAGCATTGATTTTTCTGTATCAGAGTCCAGAGAAGTAATGATTCTACTTTGCAACGCTTGATTTGTCATCAGGACAAGGACTGTTAACTAATGCAAAGTTTCTCCAGCCTTTTGCTATAGCTAAGTATATATCTGTATGTCAACAGCTTTTGCTAAAGgtaaaaacaaagggaaaaaaaatgaatatattccTTCACTGTGGATGGGTCCCTAACCTTAAGTGTCCTCGTTTTTACGGTATCCATGACATTTTGTCAGACGCACGTCCCGTGGGGAGAGGTAACGTCCTCTAAAGAGGAAATAGAAGAATGagttttgctttaataaaaccagtatttcaCCTAAGAATACAGAGGCAAAGCAGGAAAACAGCGTGCGGTTGTGCTGATTCCTGGGGGGTATTGAGATTGATCCAGAAGACTGTCTCTGGTGTTCATGTGATATGGTGGCTAATAGAGCCAGGTCCTCTTGAACTGAACGCTAACTCTGCTAGCCCTGTGTTGTTCGCAGCTGGCTGCCCCTGGTTGGTGATCACGGACTTCGGTTGCTGTTTGGCAGATGAAAACATCGGCTTGAGGCTGCCTTTGACCAGCTCTTACGTGGATCGGGGCGGCAACGGCTGTCTTATGGCACCCGAGGTAAATCCCTCTGTAGTAATGGTTTGTGTTGCTGGTTGTCTGCTTGTCCTGCTGTCAGGACTAAAAAGTTTCAGCCCCAGCTGTGGTGCACACTATGATAGGAACTTGAAAAAGAGTAGGATTAGGTCTAGAAGCAGTGGAGGGCATGCGTGCACGTCACTTTGCTGTCATTTGGTGCTGAACCTTCCCCCATGTGCACGCGCCAATACTTGCTTATGTGGTTTCTGCTGGTGTGTGTACACAGTAATACCTGCTGAAAGCCTCTGCAATCAGATCGATCGTTTTCTGCCCCTTTCCGCTCATTGACGTAACTCGGTCGTGGGAGACAGTAACCGTAGCTGATTAGTGCCTAACTAACTTCGGCCTACACTCCGTCCTGGAGACCTGTGTCCCATAAAGTGGTGTCGGAGGTCCGTGTCCTAACTTGAGTTATGCTTGCTAAACATCTCTGCGTTAATAAAAAAAGTCCTCTTTGGACCTGTGCTGAGCACTTGTCAAGCAGACACCTTGAGCTCTCAAAGGTGAAAAATAATCAGTCAGTGTTATGAGGCAGAATTGACCTTTCCTGCAAAAAGTTTGCTCTTCAGTCTTTTTTCAGGCCCCTTTCTGTGTAGCTATTAAAGAAGTTTATGCAGTAGTCCCTGTGTTGCGACAGTAGTTTTTGGATGAAGTTCAGGGTGGTTGTGAAGTTATTGAcagttcctttttatttctctgatgATAACcataataaaagcaaagacaCCCTTAACTGTCTGCTTGACCTGCAGCACCTTGCCTTGCATTGCTTAAATGCCGGTGCAGCATTGATTGTTCATCCGCCTGTCTCCTGCCTGTCTAAAATCCTAGTGTGAAATCTGTGAATGCTGGTTGGGGCAACGACTAAAGCCTAGGCACAATAACCGGACTCCTCCCAGTGTCCTGGTGAGCTGAGCAGTGTCTAGAGCATGCCAATAGGGAATATTTACACCAGAGGTTTAGATGAAACCTAGCTTTGGTTTCAGCCTCTCTCCGTTTATGACGGCGGAAATGCTGACTCAACCCTTGAAAATGAGTTTTAGCACAGAGCCCACGCTAGAGGTGTTTATTTGAACATCCCCATCTCTGTGACAGGTGATCACAGCGTCGCCTGGTCCAGGCACGGTGATCAATTACAGCAAGGCTGATGCTTGGGCTGTTGGAACGATCGCCTATGAAATCCTTGGCTTGGCCAATCCTTTCTATGGCCACGGGGAGTCGACTTTGGAAAGCAGAAGTTACCGGGAAGACCAGCTGCCAAGCCTGCCTGATCACGTGCCCCTTGAGGTGAAGCAGGTGATAAAGATGCTACTTCAGAGGGATCCCGACAAGGTAAGAAACTGTTGTCTTGAAGAAGTCATCTGACCAGTCTTTGGGAGTATTGTTTGTAGATCATTTTGCCCTGGAGGGCTACGGGTGCAGGACTGTAATCCAGATACCACTGTAGTCTAGATAACGGTCAAAGACAACCAAAAAGTCTTTTGCTGAAGTACAGTGCTGCCTCTCACATGCAGCACTGGATAGTTTCAGGGATTTCAGCGGATGTTTGTGTCGAGGACTGGACCTTGAATTGGGAGGGGTTGCATGCAGTTGCCTGGTGTTAATTGTCACAAAGAGCTTTTTAATTCATGGGGAATGTGCAGTGCCTTAGAGGAGGCCTGGGGGACTTTTGGCAGCATAGATGCTACATGCTAGTGATGTGATCCGAGTGCAGCAGGATCGGCTaatcttctctctccttccttttgcaGAGATTGTCTGCTAGAGTTGCTGCTAACGTGCTTCACCTAAGCCTCTGGGGTGAAAGCGTTCTGGCGTCCAAGACCCTGAAACCCGACCAGATGATCGCCTGGCTTCTCTGCCAGTCTGCGGCTGCTTTGCTCACGGACAGACTGGTGGATAAAAGCCGCGTAGAAACCAAAATGAAGATGTGCTTTTTGGCCAACCTTGAGTATGAAGACCTCTGGGCAGCAATATTCCTGTTGCTGGCCTGGAGGAGCCGGTCTGGGTGAAAAGCACCATCATCTGGGACACAACCGTGTGATAGATAAACGGCACTTTCTAAAGGCACATAGgaatctgtcttttctttctgcctgcagTCCTGTAGTGCTTAGGGAACAAACCTGCAGGCCTCTGTTTAAGAGGTTGAGTTTATCTCTAGCAAGCGTTAGTACACACTGCTTTTGTCTCTCTGCTAGAGGAAATGCCCTTGCTTCGTTACTCTCTTGGTGTGAGGGTGCGTGGACCTTGCAGGTGTCCTGAGGTACGTGCTTGGTTTTGCTCACATTTGGGAATGCTTAATCGACTTCTAAGTCGTGTGTTGAATGAAGCAAGTTCCCTTTCAGAAGAGGGGGTGTGTGGGAGGAGGCACTGTCTAGCTGCTCTTTACACGGAAGTGTCATGAATTCAAAGAACACACTGAGAAAGCTGAGCTGACGAAGGGACAGGtgatctttcttttcttaggggaaaaaaaacagaagtggtCTTAAGATGATATCCCTCTGCAGCCACAGACAGATCTTGCTATAAAACGACAGCCTAAAAGCCTCCTAGTGAGGTGCTGCCTGGTAACGTGAGCGTCAGGAGCTGCTCGCTTCTTACGATAATGCACCATTAAACGCCTCTCTAGTTGTACGCAAAATAGCAGGAGTGCAGTCAGCTCGAAACCTGCTTATGTTGTGCAGTTTGGTGTGATGCTCTTCTGTTTTACCTACCTGTTTTCTCTGTTGAACAATGAAGTAATATCCTTTGGTTGGGGAGGATAGGAGACATCGATGTTTGCACAACAACAGTCGTGTTTATGAAAACATCATACTATTTCTTGTCTGTAATTGTGTTTAGAGGAACTTGGGGAGAAAGTTGTTTATGCCTGTTGCACAATAAATCGAAGATTAAGCTCTGCTGCTGAGTGGGTTCTCTCAATCTAGTTCATTGCTGTTTGTCAGATCCAGGCTTTAGGCTGTGGAGGTCTAGGCGGCAACGTAGCCCTGGTTCAGTGGCGTCTTAAAAGATCGTTTGGCTCTTTCCAGAGCCGTCTGAGGAACGCGTTATTTTATGCCACCAAGTGGAGTTTCCCGAAGAGGAGCGGACCTTGCCTCATGAATGTCCCCGTTTTTGTACTCTCCTGAATGGTAAATTGCTGGCTGCTCCTGCAGTTTCCGGGTTGATGACATTGTTTGTCAACTGGCTGATATCTCTAATTGTCACGCAGTAATGTGCCATCAAGGTCTTGTAGGCTGAAACGGCGTCTAGTTCAGCAACGGTGGAAGACTACCTACAAGGGGATGGCCCTgcttgttttgcctgtgaacaCAGGACACTGCTGGGGCTGTAAAGAAGGCTCAGCAAAGAGCACAGAGCCTGGGAAATCACGGAAAATGAGCTCTTTGGAGAAAAAGTTGcagaaaaagaactttttaatATTGACCTGACCCTGACCAAAGCAgctactgctgctttttcttagaTACTGAGTTCTTGCAGCACATGGGATGGCTGggaccctccgcgttaggccctgtccctacccgacgttccgggatagaactGGTTCTCCCACCAGTACTCTGGGGTTCTACCGGAAAACTTTTTcatgcgccggagttcacctgttgtccctacgggcgcgcggtgttagacccggcctcccttcctgaccctccagggtaggcctggtatccctacctggtgcacctggtTAGGC encodes the following:
- the PINK1 gene encoding serine/threonine-protein kinase PINK1, mitochondrial; this encodes MAVRLLLARALRLLPRCRLPRAPRPEPRPEPPPSPRRPWLSWLPAARRLLWRGPAGGLATVARRGRGGVCLALAVALGLVEPRLEEQRRAEAACRHIQTVFAGKNKPQKDPLSSFRWQGFKLEEYLIGQPIGKGCSAAVYEAAIPFSRDRQGHVESSRFAGQGPAVQRDCGLPSQVAEEEPVEKHQPKEAFPLAIKMMWNISAGSSSEAILDAMGRELVPATGLALAGEYGAVSGRRKPVLGRKKLQPHPNIIQVIRAFTSSVPLLPGAFTDYPDVLPLSLNPRGIGHSRTLFLVMKNYPCTLRQYLRESSPDVCLSTMMILQLLEGVDHLVRHGIAHRDLKSDNILVEFDSAGCPWLVITDFGCCLADENIGLRLPLTSSYVDRGGNGCLMAPEVITASPGPGTVINYSKADAWAVGTIAYEILGLANPFYGHGESTLESRSYREDQLPSLPDHVPLEVKQVIKMLLQRDPDKRLSARVAANVLHLSLWGESVLASKTLKPDQMIAWLLCQSAAALLTDRLVDKSRVETKMKMCFLANLEYEDLWAAIFLLLAWRSRSG